CCGACCGCGACTGTGAGGCCCACGGCCAGCACCCAGATCTCGCCCTTGGCAGCACCAGCCACCGCGAGCACGTTGTCGAGCGACATCGACACGTCGGCGACGATGATCTGGATGAGCGCCGCGCCGAAGGTCAGTTGCGGAATCGGGGACGTACCGGATGCGCCGCCATGCCCGGCGAAGGCCGGGGCAGGGGCCGCAATCGCGATCTCGCGATACATCTTCCAGCACACCCAGAGCAGCAGAATGCCGCCGGCGAGCGTCAGGCCGACGATGGTGAGAAGCTGCGTCGCGATTGCGGCGAACAGGATGCGCAGCACCACCGCGCCGCCAACGCCGAGCAGGATCACCTTGGCGCGAATCGATGGATGCACGCGCGACGCAGCCATCCCGACCACGATGGCGTTGTCGCCGGCCAGCACGAAGTCGATGATGATGATCTGCGACAGCGCGATGAGCTGT
The Rhodoplanes sp. Z2-YC6860 genome window above contains:
- a CDS encoding YjbE family putative metal transport protein (Members of this highly hydrophobic protein family,regularly are found preceded by the yybP-ykoY manganese riboswitch (see RF00080). A metal cation transport function is proposed.); the protein is MDLTQQLIALSQIIIIDFVLAGDNAIVVGMAASRVHPSIRAKVILLGVGGAVVLRILFAAIATQLLTIVGLTLAGGILLLWVCWKMYREIAIAAPAPAFAGHGGASGTSPIPQLTFGAALIQIIVADVSMSLDNVLAVAGAAKGEIWVLAVGLTVAVGFMALLSAYIAKLLARYHWITWIGLAIVLYVALEMIWNGSYQVGCQFVPKATCDGGALLTFRSLLS